A region from the Peromyscus leucopus breed LL Stock chromosome 9, UCI_PerLeu_2.1, whole genome shotgun sequence genome encodes:
- the Pou4f1 gene encoding POU domain, class 4, transcription factor 1 translates to MMSMNSKQPHFAMHPTLPEHKYPSLHSSSEAIRRACLPTPPLQSNLFASLDETLLARAEALAAVDIAVSQGKSHPFKPDATYHTMNSVPCTSTSTVPLAHHHHHHHHHQALEPGDLLDHISSPSLALMAGAGGAGAAGGGGGAHDGPGGGGGPGGGGGPGGGGPGGGGGGGGPGGGGGPGGGLLGGSAHPHPHMHGLGHLSHPAAAAAMNMPSGLPHPGLVAAAAHHGAAAAAAAAAAGQVAAASAAAAVVGAAGLASICDSDTDPRELEAFAERFKQRRIKLGVTQADVGSALANLKIPGVGSLSQSTICRFESLTLSHNNMIALKPILQAWLEEAEGAQREKMNKPELFNGGEKKRKRTSIAAPEKRSLEAYFAVQPRPSSEKIAAIAEKLDLKKNVVRVWFCNQRQKQKRMKFSATY, encoded by the exons ATGATGTCCATGAACAGCAAGCAGCCTCACTTTGCCATGCATCCCACCCTCCCTGAGCACAAGTACCCGTCGCTGCACTCCAGCTCCGAGGCCATCCGGCGGGCCTGCCTGCCCACGCCGCCG CTGCAGAGCAACCTCTTCGCCAGCCTGGACGAGACGCTGCTGGCGCGGGCCGAGGCGCTGGCGGCCGTGGACATCGCGGTGTCCCAGGGCAAGAGCCACCCCTTCAAGCCGGACGCCACGTACCACACGATGAACAGCGTGCCCTGCACGTCCACGTCCACCGTGCCCCTggcgcaccaccaccaccaccaccaccaccaccaggcgcTCGAGCCCGGCGATCTGCTGGACCACATCTCGTCGCCGTCGCTCGCGCTCATGGCCGGCGCGGGGGGCGCGggcgcggcgggcggcggcggcggcgcccaCGACGGCcccgggggcggcggcggcccgGGGGGCGGCGGTGGCCCGGGCGGCGGCGGCCccgggggtggcggcggcggcggcggcccggggggcggcggcggcccgGGCGGCGGGCTCTTGGGCGGCTCGGCGCACCCGCACCCGCACATGCACGGCCTGGGCCACCTGTCGCACCCGGCGGCCGCGGCCGCCATGAACATGCCGTCCGGGCTGCCGCACCCGGGGCTGGTGGCCGCGGCCGCACACcacggcgcggcggcggcggcggcggcggcggcggccgggcaGGTGGCGGCCGcgtcggcggcggcggcggtggtgggcGCGGCGGGCCTGGCGTCCATCTGCGACTCGGACACGGACCCGCGCGAGCTCGAGGCGTTCGCCGAGCGCTTCAAGCAGCGGCGCATCAAGCTGGGCGTGACGCAGGCCGACGTGGGCTCGGCGCTGGCCAACCTCAAGATCCCGGGCGTGGGCTCGCTCAGCCAGAGCACCATCTGCAGGTTCGAGTCGCTCACGCTCTCGCACAACAACATGATCGCGCTCAAGCCCATCCTGCAGGCGTGGCTGGAGGAGGCCGAGGGCGCCCAGCGGGAGAAAATGAACAAGCCCGAGCTCTTCAACGGCGGCGAGAAGAAGCGCAAGCGGACTTCCATCGCCGCGCCGGAGAAGCGCTCCCTCGAGGCCTACTTTGCGGTACAACCCCGGCCCTCGTCGGAGAAGATCGCCGCCATCGCCGAGAAACTGGACCTCAAAAAGAACGTGGTGCGGGTGTGGTTTTGCaaccagagacagaagcagaagcgGATGAAATTCTCTGCCACTTACTGA